The nucleotide window TCGGGACACGCCGCAGCATTCGCCTCAGACTGTGACCTCCCTTCCTCTCATGAGATGGTGCGCAGCGTTGGAATGCAGGTGAGCTACTGACCACTAGAGGGCAGATTGGAGTCATGGGCCGACTGGAAGTGAAACATACTGTATGAAAGGGGTATTTTCTGCATAACTGGCTAAACATCTAACTGTCTAAATGGAGAAGAAGGTTTTCATTGGAATGTGTACTTGAAGGCTCAGAACGTATGCTGGGCTTTTTGAACAGTGTTCTCGCAGAACTATTTCCATTATGTTTGTGTTCACATTTTAAATCAAAGCTTTGATTTCCTCTGAGCCCATCTCCCAGACAACCTACATGGGCTTCCTGGattacaggaaacaggaagtgCGGGACCTGGGCATCAACCCCACCAAGTGCTCGTTCAATCCAGGTGTATTTGTGGCTGACATCGGCGAGTGGAAACGGCAGAAGATCACCAAACAGCTGGAGAAGTGGCTGATGGAGAACTTCAGGTGAGATGTTAGGAACACTAGTGTGAGCAAATGGCTAGAAAATAAAACAGCCCACAGGCTCAAAATGATATGGAATTTCATACATATGGACTGTGCTAATGTTTGTCTGTTATGATTGGTTAAACATTGCTATATCAAGTGTGATATGCTGTCTGCATATATGCAGTTATTCTTTTCaaaactcactctctctcttcaacagGGATAACCTTTACAGCAGCGCAATGGCCGGGGGTGTGGCAACCCCCCCAATGCTGATCGTGTTCAATGACAAATACACAACCATTGACCCACTGTGGCACGTAAGACACCTGGGTGAGTCTCAGGCTATAGCGACACCAGCTATCTCTGCGTTTATATCGCAAGAACTATTTGACTCTATGGTGCTATCAAAAATGAGTTTGCTGAAGTTGTTGTCTGTCATCTTGTGAACAATACTGCTGTATAGTTAAATCAGGGGGaaatgtccctgtgtgtgtttattgttattGACTGTTTTAGTCCGTAACATGTTAGCGTTGTTCTTGGTCATAGGCTGGAGTCCAGATGCCCGCTATGCTGAGTCCTTCCTGCAGAAGGCGCAGCTGCTTCACTGGAACGGCCGCTTCAAGCCCTGGGACTTCCCCTGCGTGCACATGGAGCGCTGGGAGAAGTGGTTCATCCCCGACCCATCAGGGCGCTTCTCCCTCATGCGGCCATAAGGGGGCGCCCTGGCCTCCTTAGCAATCTGTTCCCAATAATTTTCAGCATCACTGAGATTGGATCTAACTGTGAATTGTTTGTTCAttgagataaataaatagacacacacacacacacacacacaaaatgtacacacactcacacatacaaacacaattaATCAACtaatcaaacagacacacacactcacacacacacacacactgctgtcacTGGTTGGTAAAACCACTGAAAtcagtgagagtttgtgtgcttAATGGTCTGAGCACAAGTAATATGTGGTGGCTCTATAAAATGCATTAGAGAGACATTAAAGGGACAGTCTTTGATTCTGGTAAAAGGTTATTGATGTTTGATCTCaagagccaatcaaattacagtttttctcagtcattttggtgcttttctcacatcactattaacatttgcacagcagttagtgcatttctcaaaacaattagtgcaaactgcaaaacgtagtggataacctgcaaaagcacgtcacttgctcaaaatggatagtccattcctcaaaagcaagtatttatgtcaatgaaactgccagtgtcatcaaaatgagaagtcttgacaccatcgtttatgagcAAGATAGctaaatggctttgtcatgttttcattacgacagtttatgctctcagtgttcccatgcaaaaaaaggtcagaactcggtgacactacctgaacatgctcaagacagcactatacagtacttgtacagccatttgaaaactacagtaaagttagaaattgctgtagttaggggagtaagtgagtacaagacactgaatatgtacatttcacagttttactgtatatgctctttgcaattctacagcattgtgacagaatttgataactagttcaccaattttgtatggaatgactcaagcaatgaaatgaagactattagttttattgggaacgactattcagcatccataagtgtagtttattttgactgacatgacaaagcaactgatacatgttcaaaagcatttggaatttgttcagaggaaggagaaattgctactatgatgtgcacaaatgactacatgttgtggaggttgaactaatagtcaTGAGAAtgttcattctgatctgagaaaagcaccaaagcgactgagaaaaactgtaaaacagccGGGTTCTtgtgaatgcacacacaacGGAATTCTTGATGACTGTGAGAAGCAATTTGCTGCATTTTATCAAAACCGTGCTTACTTAGAATCAAGTACTACATCTTTGCCTCAAAGGAAATCACACTGGTTTAAACTGCTGAAATCACACTGGTTTAAACTGCTAGCATTGAATGTGGCATGTAGAATGAAGATGCCAAGCATCTAAAAGACACTATTGACAAACTACATATATTGTACAGGGCTACAGAAGAATGGATCTCTGACCGCAGGTTCTGTTATGACTCAGTTGTAAGACGTTAAACAAAGGTGTCCGTCTAACACTCCTTTGTTATTTTTCCTTAAAACCTCTTCAGCTGTTTAAATATTAGTGTTTAGTGCAATACCGCAGGCTTGGATGTTGCCCTgaatctagatagatagataaatagatagatactgtagatagatagatatcagTGTGGATCATGTACTGTAATGTGACTGCTGGTATGCCATGACTCTTTATCTACAACCCATTACATTGCCTTTTGTTCAAGCTGCATCTcaatttatcattatttttcaCCTTTCTGTGGGTCTACCTGAAATATAATTATGTGAATCATTCTCTAAGGTCTGTGAAACCCTAATTTTATAACAAAACATTAGTAGAACAACCTTAGAATGTTGTACTATTTTTTGACTCAGTGTTTATATTTCATGAAATTCAGGTCCAATCAAATGTGCTGTTTAGAGAGCTGCTCAGTCTGATGTGatttgtaaacaaagtaacaaAGAGCAAACATAGTAGGAAGTCACTGACAGGAATTTGCAGATGAATTTGCAGTTGAACTGTGTGCTTTTAGTAATCTTGGACAATCTCATGACTTCTGTTTACTTAAAATGTCTCACCCCATAAAACATTTGAAAGAAGAGGACAAACATATAAAAGTGTAAAGATTTGATATACTTTGGCAGGCCCATTCTACTAGGATGTTCTAACAGAGCAGCCTAGAGGAAGTTGCCAAAATAAATGTTTGCAGACTTTGAGAACAGATGTAAAACTTCCTCCTTAATTGAAAGTTAACCACTCAGTGTATTTAAAACATCTCCTCCGTTACTCTCACTGGAGCAGACCGCACTGAAGCTGAAGAACTGACCCGGGCTTGCAGAAtgtcctgtatgacaaaacacAGGGATTTCCTCACAGCCTATTTGCCTTTGCTGTCAGGCAAGTGAGGCAACACTGGGTGATATAAAGGGCTGTCGTCAACAGCAACCACTTACAGGTGCCTGACCAACGTCTCTGAAGAAACCTGGACCTCAGTAAGCTGGTCAAGACTATGTGGTATGGCCATTATCTCTTCTTTCCTTTGCACAGTGGAATACTGTAACTTGGAATACTACTGTAACTTAGCTAATCTCTTTTTTTGCTAATTTCTACAGAAACTTCAAACCAATTCACAAGACATAAAGAATATGTGATTTATCTACTGTGTGTAAATGAATGACCTCAATCAACATGAGCTGCTGATGAATCAGGATGTAGTAACAAACTGTGTCCATTCCTCTCCATTAGGATGCTTCTGTAATTATCTTAATCATGTAATATTTCTCCATTAGGATGCTTCTGTAATTATCTTGATCATGTGATCTTTCTCCATTAGGATGCTTCTGTAATTATGCTGATCATGTGATCTTTCTCCATTAGGATGCTTCTGTAATTATCTTGATCATGTGATCTTTCTCCTGCCATATAGGCTCTCTGTGGCAGCTGTTTTAGCCTTTGTGACCTGTCTACCAGATGACAGCACAGCGGTAGCACTCAAAGCGCATGGGCCAGGTAAAATGCATGACACTAAATGTTGGCTCATATTGTTATTCACATAGGCCTAATGTAGTGCTGCTACTTATGCTGATCCAGAAACAGTCACCTCTTCTAGACAAAAGATATTTATCAGAATCAGCAATCAGGGGcccattgcacaaaactaggataagggattaagctgggatatcttggttatcctggctcaatttatccgtgatccagttgcacaaaagcgggatagggggcagcaggatatgttatggtataagttaccatggtgatttattctgtggagctagcctgctccagaccaggctaaattccaggatctatttaatctcatcccttaactcagtcagcagtcaccacaaacggaaaccaataatttttccactgcccactacacattgttatcacatatacctagacccactgtcattatttaaacatttgtgatcattaaataacttttacatactcgccattcctgacctgtcatgcgacaatgtgacgtcacgggagtgcctaaccatttcacgcgtggtggtcgcggcactagttgcaatattctcctaaacagaggtgttgcagtttgttgctgttgtgaaaaggctatcgctacctacttcacaccgtagaagaagcaatgaagccgctctagttgccatggtgaatcagtgaatctgtgatcggtggcggggtctatttgagggagccgtgagcgcgcacttatccaggataggtttcacctggcttgatggatccgtgtctgctcatcatggcttgctcgttgtgcaaccaattaagcctgtacgctcttgttttggattcattgagcgcagctcagtaacttatcccggatgtcttaattctgcttttgtgcaacaggcccctgctttattggccaggtttgcataaacaaacaaggaatctGACTCCGGTTAATACTTAAACACTTAAGtattaagtaaaaaaaagttgTCACAGCAGCACAGCCCAGTATGTAATGCATAAAAGCATAAAGGTAAGTTCAATTTGAAATCTCTTCTGTGCAGTGCCCCAggggcccccccccccccccaccacccaagCCCAAGGGTGCATCCAGGACTGTGCCCTGGCAGGCGATGGTGTACCTGAACGAGGGGGGGTTCTACGGAGGGCACGGTGGCGGCGCAATACTCTCTGACCGTTGGGTGCTGACATCTGGCAGGAACCTCTTCCTGAAGAAGAGCCACAAAGACACGTGTGGACAGCAGCCTCTTGTGCCAAAAGTCTACCTGGGCGTTGCTAAACCTGAGGACGTCGATGCCTCCAAAGAGGCCGCTGTTGAGCAGGTGAGGCCAAAGCGCTCTCTGGATAGTGGCTGACTCAGGATCAGATCTGGCCCTCATCTGGTGCGGTCAGATGCACTCTAGTGGCTGTCCTTGTCTCAGCAGTGCCATTGGCATTGAACAGCTGCTGAGCAAAGAGCAAAGTCtgaagtctaactaaagcttgCTATATGCCAGATCTATTTGCAAACTTCATACCATGAGAAAGATTCTAAGCACAAACAGTGGTGGGTCAgctaaaagataaaaaaaaaaaaaaaaggtaaaagaaataaaatgtaaaaatgcatGTATTTTAAAAAAGTCAAACATTCACATCTGATCTGCTTCtctcctagcctgacgagccatgTAGGGTCTGAgcactcaccgttcacagtgcagtccgaggggcgggataatcggttgtctttcaaattccctctgcacgcaataggacagcgctgagtcccatacgttttcccaccagcggagctagttggctagttcaaatttttgccaacttaaaaaaagcttaactcgtgtcacgctgttcgccaacagcaacatccatcttctttgttttcaagtagcagggaattcacgccaaACCGTtccaactctgccatcaatcattatgttaagcccgcctaacatCTCTATaaacgatttgattggcctgatagaagtttaatttttccagctcacaagccaacggagagttgctagactagccctggcagcaaatgtaatgtaaccgctagggtgcatctagatttttAGGCTACTTCTCTCCAACATATCAGCTTGAACACATGACTTGGTGTGCACCACGACAGCACGAATATTGATTTGTTCTTATTTCAAACAGGTGTTCTTGCACCCGGAGTTCCAAAACGCCTCAGACTGGGAAAATGACCTTGCACTGATCAAGCTGAAGGAGCCCCTGAGTTTTAACCAGACCTTGATGCCCATCCCTCTCCCAGAGCAagggcaggagcaggaggagagggttGGAGAGGAGGCCATCTTTGGGGCATGGGACATGGGCATCATCCATTACCAGCCTGGTGCGGTCAAGTACCTCAAGCTGCCCGTGGTGTCCCATGAAGTGTGCCGCGCTGAGTACCAGTCCAGTAAAGGTCCCATCGTAAATGCCAATATGTTCTGCACCGGTGCCAGTGAGTTCCTTATCAACGTGTGCTTCATGGATGCGGGGAACACCCTCGTGTTCCAGAACCCCAAAACAAGAAGAGTTTACGCTGCAGGGATCGTCTCTTTTGACAACGTGTGCGCGTTTAAGAAGTATGCGGTTCACACCAGGGTCTCCACCTACCTGCCGTGGATACGTGACGTCATGAGGGGAGACGAGGTGGTCTCAGCCCAAAGAGAATCACTTGTGGCCGATATGTATTCTGGGAAGATTTAGCCTGTTTTGAGGAGTTTTGTTTCCTGTTTCGTTGTTgaactgttttttgtttttctttgtttgtgtcttCTCTGCctttcagggttcccactctaagtcaaatgtaaaattccgtgacttttccctgacaaaaaaaaaataatttccatGACTTATACTATTTACTAACGTATAGCGTTCaagaatattttactttttagagtgagagatgaataaatgggcattgattaaacaaagttgggctactcaagcaagcagtaaagcaaATTACCCGCACAAACAAAGTTCTGCgtggaaatatttgtattaatgcattctggcaagtacattttaaactgctacaacaaaattccctgatattccatgactttgccccaaaaatgataaaattccctgactttccatgtctggaatagactttccaaaattccacgatattccagaaattccatgacccgtgggaaccctggtcTTTGTAGTTTCTGCATTTGTTGAGGGGCAACTCAATAATTTATAATAAATCACAACTCATTCCAAACACTTTGTAAAGAGTGGGTCACTTCTTAGTGtgttagttttttttctgaatgcttaaacacaaccgtgattcttatagcacaatttctaaaactattaatacttatagtaAAACCACTCACTCAgtttgcaaaactaaaagcacaaacactgctttgcactcagtttgcaaattttgtaacacacactttgcacaactgtaggcacaattcactgcacagcactctttttgcggaactgtaaacacaactcatgctttacactcaatttccaaatgatcaacacactcctagcaaatctatacacatgtatggctattattttcaCCATTTTGCCAACTGTtcggcacactttctcatgtgaaaactgttttagataattagttcactttgcaatcagcctaagcactataaataagctaCAGGtcatgtacaatgggtacaatggagggagcaggaagagtgagaagagtaagaattagaggaggctgaagaataggacgtggaggtgaagaagtagggggaagaggaggaggaagaggatgcagaggtgaagaagtgagagggagaggatgacaaggacaaggaggtgaagttagaggaagaggacaaggaggagcaagaggaggatagggagggggaagaggaagggaatTGCAGTGCCCCCACCAacaaaatcagtctacatgtggggatattgtcatgtcaggcctggatacggcattccagaagatattttccccggtgccttggactaggacattgcatgtgatgtagacgaacTTTTGAGAGACAACctgatgtagactgatttgttttgttgccattttgtgttttgacttggaaaaacgcAATTCAATAACTGACTGCAGTAATCATATCCGCATGTGGGCGGTACAGCACCTCCTAGTGTTGAAATTAAAACCAAATCAGACAGTAAATTGCACACATTCAGTGGCAAGTTCTGGCAACTGACCGGTCACTAGGTGGTGCACTATGTGAACGAGTCGATATTTGCATCATGTTTATGATCAGTGCAAAAACAAAGTTCCAACTAGACCCCAGATTTGAGTGTACACTTCACTGATGAAGTTGCACTTCACTGATTTCATTCTTCGCTAGAAAAAGTTCACGTTCTTCTCTAAACTGTTTtgcaatattttattttatattttcgACTCTCAGAACAGCATGATCTTCAGGACTGTACCTTATGGAAATCGATCTGTCTCGTCAGGATATTTATGGCTAAGCCTAGTAGATGCCCAATTCTTTACTCCCTTATTCGTGAGAATAATTTAAGATTAGTATCTGAGGACAGATAGCCAAACAGACACAGGAAAGTCACAGAACACCTTAATACAATCCTGATAGCCATAACTGTTTAATGCACTTTGCTCATGTAATATccttggtggtggttagtgaggtttcccccttcactgtaaaaCACTTTGAGTGCctagaaaagcgctatataaatgtcaTGTGTTGTAATAACTATCCTTCTATAAACACTATTGATAGCTTTGGCTGATAAACAGGCAGTGTGGCAAAGGAGACTGACAAATCACCAAGCTGCACCAACTTTCCCTTTTCGTAAACATTTAATGGTTCACGTGACAGGAATTCAGAACTCCATAACCAGCTCCGTTAAATATTAACAAATTTACAGTCATGAGgaatgtaaaaaacaaaaagaaaacacaatttCAAACACAAGCAGTGCCTAAAaaaccctccccctctcccaacCCTGTCCAATCCCCTTTCAGCATCCACCCCCCCCATGGCAAAGATCCGTCGTCAAGGAGACACAAAGTTCCGCCCCCACCCAAGTCAGTCACACCCTGCCCCACTCGGTTTTTCAATCTCTCAGAGCTCGTCCTTTTCTGTGGAGGCCTGGGAGGAAACAGAAGCAGCACAAAGGCTTTAGTCGCAGGTCGTTTCGACAGACTGACCAGACACACTTTACACACCGACACCGCCATGCTCGAAATAAGGGATTAGTGGATATTCCAAGTACATGGTTTAGTCACTAATCTGCGAAGTTAAACATCCTGATAGCAGAGcagtatggcttcattctcttgacaaaaaaaaaaaaaaaagccaaaacgCTCCTCtaagttaacttacccaggtttgtaactaaaccactgtgtgtgtgtgaccaggcCCAGTGAGGACacaatgaggtgtgtgtgagagtgtgtgagagacaaatctgtgtgtgagagaaatctGTGAGACTCACGGTGTCCTTCTCGGTCTCGTCATCCTCAGCGTCTATGTCTTCTTCGACATCATCTTCCTCAGCTACGTCCTCTGGCTCCTCCTCTGGCTCCTCCtccacctagacacacacaggtacgtcACACACTTCACCTCCGTTTCCATAGTAACTccagtgcatgcgtgtgtgtatattgcTCTACGccaaatagcatgttcataggTCGCATGTGCGGAGATGGTACTGGTACTTTTATCCAACAGAGTTGGTGCATTTCGGATAATACAACATCTAACAATATTTAGATGAATTATAACTTTTCTAATATTGTCAATCCAAATAAAAGCgttcctgcgtgtgtgtgttagcgtgtgtgtacctgttcgGCGAGGTCGACATTCATGCTTAGCCTCAGCATTCTCTCGATGCGGTCTCCGTAGGCTTTAGTGTCGGCCAGCTGGTAGCCTGAGCGCAGCGTCGCCGTCTCAAACAGAACCACCGCCAGATCTGCCGCCGTCTGGTCTTCAGCGttagcctgagagagagagagagagagagagagagagagagagagagagagagagagagagagagagagagagagagagagagagagagagagagagagagagagagagagagagagatcaaacaAGTTAATACCCATCCCTACTGTTTAAAGGTCAGCTAAATAAAACCAAACTCAGTTAAGGCTAACAGCATTCACATGATGGGGAAATATATTGACTTACATTTACtcttttcagcatctgtttaatCAGGGGATGTTTGGGGTTAATTTCCAGGGTTTTCTTCTGGCTGGCATAATagctggaggagaaagagagaacacagTCAGCTCTCTGTGCTGCAGGAGACACAAcagcacttaacacacacaaccctgtacaaactcaacaacaacaaccaccagCTGTggaacaaacaaaaccaaaacccTATTTATTCAGCTGACTACTGTACAAACAGAGCTGCTCGCTGCTTTTGTAACTGCCCACGTAATGATTCAAAATGTGTTGAATATGTTCATATACGCTGTGGCACGGTCTACTTTACTTGTCTAACTGTAAACATTATAATGCATCATATTTCtgcataaaatgttttttttaaaaaaactcaaTGTTATATATTAGATTCAAACAATGCAAACTTCCACTTCCAAAAAGGTAAAGACTGATCGAAATCTCCATGGGGGCATACTTTGTGCATATTGCATGTTAGGGTGCATACTTTGTGCAGGGGGCATGTTAGGGGGCATACTTTGTGCATGGGGCATGTTAGGGGGCATACTTTGTGGAGATTGCATGTTAGGGGGCATATTTTGTTAGGGGGCATATAGAGGGCATTACTTTGTGGAGATGTCCTTGCCGGTCTGGTAGGCCTGGGCCTTCATGATGCGCTCCATGTTGCCAGACCAGCCATACTGACTGGCCACCAGAGCGCAGGGGGAGTTGGTCAGTCTCTGGGACAGCACAGCCTTCTCGATCTGCAACAGACGTGTGAGGAGAGTGAGTGGTCAGTCTCTCTACCAAACGTGGCCTCATGACCTACGGTAGGCTGCACCTCTTATGGGACCACTACTGCCACCTACAGGGCACTTCATTAGTCTAAAACATGCTGGAATATATATTCATTAGTCTCAAAACATGctgtaataaatatatatatatagtcattAGTCTCAAAACATGCTGTAATATATATTCATTAGTCTCAAAACATgctgtaataaataaatatatatatatatatatatatagtcattAGTCTCAAAACATGCTGTAATATATATTCATTAGTCTCAAAACATGCTGGAATATATATAGTCATTAGTCTCAAAACATGCtggaatatatatataggcaTTCCTGAAAAATAACAAGTAAACGTTTTGTCCTGCCTATTCACAGGCCAATTTTGTTCTGTACAGTTCCACACATAAGAGAGAATATTGCACAACCTGTTCCTTTGGCCAAAAATGGGTGCTTGTGCACGGATGGTGGTGGTTAGTTGGCAAATTGGCTTGAAGTCAAATACAATCCTTAATTTGTATCTCCACTTAAGCGACTGCCTCTCATCAGTGAAAGCAAAGTGTTCGAATATGCCACATGTAGTGCTGTTGCAGCTACCTTGTCCTTGAGGGCGTTGTCCTTCATCCAGGTGGTGAGGGGCTCATACTCCTTTTCCAGGCTCTCCCGCTGCTGCTTGGCCTTGTCGCTCTCGTTGAAGTCAATGCCCTCCTTGGCCACGTTCTGGAAGCGCTTGCCGTCAAACTCGGGCAGCGCCTGGATGCAGTACTCGTCCACGGGCTCCGTCAGGTAGATCACCTCATAGCCCTTCTTCAGCAGCCGCTCAACGAAGGGAGAAGACTCGGCCTGGGGTGGACAGCAAACATTACTTAGGTCACATGAGGTAGAAATGTTCCGATGTTTAGCCGACGCTTTTAAAGCGACAGACTCCCACTATAGGTTGGGGAGGCAGCTCTCCTACCTCTGCTCCACCAAGCCCACTCAATAGCACTTTTATTTA belongs to Alosa alosa isolate M-15738 ecotype Scorff River chromosome 23, AALO_Geno_1.1, whole genome shotgun sequence and includes:
- the glt8d2 gene encoding glycosyltransferase 8 domain-containing protein 2 isoform X3, with protein sequence MLLVLMVLLLLYNRLMRPPVPRRYSGSKKEHPKSSPEQELDSEERSSIPVVICASEERLGGAMATINSVQSNTEASVFFYIITLRDSIKRVKQYIENTQLKKIKYKILEFNPMVLKGKVKPESSRPDLLRPLNFVRFYLPLLAINQKKLIYLDDDIIVQGDIKGLYQIKLQSGHAAAFASDCDLPSSHEMVRSVGMQPISQTTYMGFLDYRKQEVRDLGINPTKCSFNPGVFVADIGEWKRQKITKQLEKWLMENFRDNLYSSAMAGGVATPPMLIVFNDKYTTIDPLWHVRHLGWSPDARYAESFLQKAQLLHWNGRFKPWDFPCVHMERWEKWFIPDPSGRFSLMRP
- the LOC125288910 gene encoding haptoglobin-like; translation: MHKSIKPKGASRTVPWQAMVYLNEGGFYGGHGGGAILSDRWVLTSGRNLFLKKSHKDTCGQQPLVPKVYLGVAKPEDVDASKEAAVEQVFLHPEFQNASDWENDLALIKLKEPLSFNQTLMPIPLPEQGQEQEERVGEEAIFGAWDMGIIHYQPGAVKYLKLPVVSHEVCRAEYQSSKGPIVNANMFCTGASEFLINVCFMDAGNTLVFQNPKTRRVYAAGIVSFDNVCAFKKYAVHTRVSTYLPWIRDVMRGDEVVSAQRESLVADMYSGKI